In Streptomyces sp. RFCAC02, the following proteins share a genomic window:
- a CDS encoding glycerate kinase — MTDRLTDGATAAPRVLIAADKFKGSLTAAEVAEHTAAGILAARPGARITALPVADGGDGTVDAAVAAGFEPHEAEVTDPLGAPVRAVFALRGDVAVVEMAQASGLVLLPPGTFAPLTATTFGTGELITAALDAGARTIVLGVGGSATTDGGAGMLTALGARFLDADGDPLPHGGGALRDLATADLSGLDARLKDTAVVLASDVDNPLTGPTGAAAVYGPQKGAGADDVAALDAALGTLARILERTEGARAADLARAPGAGAAGGIGYGALVGLGAAFRPGIEVLLDVLGFEAALAGADLVVTGEGSLDTQTLHGKAPAGVAAAARAAGKPVVAVCGRLAIDGDALRGTGIAAAYPLTALEPDPERCMAEAGPLLERAARRLAEEQL, encoded by the coding sequence ATGACGGACAGGCTGACGGACGGGGCGACCGCTGCCCCGCGGGTACTGATCGCGGCCGACAAGTTCAAGGGCTCGCTGACGGCGGCCGAGGTCGCCGAGCACACGGCCGCCGGCATCCTGGCGGCGCGGCCCGGCGCCCGGATCACCGCCCTCCCCGTCGCGGACGGCGGCGACGGCACGGTGGACGCGGCGGTCGCGGCCGGTTTCGAGCCGCACGAGGCCGAGGTCACCGACCCGCTGGGTGCCCCCGTCCGCGCGGTGTTCGCGCTGCGCGGCGACGTGGCGGTCGTGGAGATGGCGCAGGCGTCGGGCCTCGTGCTGCTGCCGCCCGGCACGTTCGCCCCGCTCACGGCGACGACGTTCGGCACCGGCGAGCTGATCACGGCGGCCCTGGACGCCGGTGCCCGCACCATCGTGCTCGGTGTCGGCGGCTCGGCGACGACCGACGGCGGCGCCGGCATGCTGACCGCGCTCGGCGCGCGGTTCCTCGACGCCGACGGCGACCCGCTCCCGCACGGCGGCGGCGCCCTGCGGGACCTGGCCACCGCCGACCTGTCCGGCCTCGACGCGCGGCTGAAGGACACCGCCGTCGTCCTCGCCAGCGACGTGGACAACCCGCTGACCGGCCCCACGGGCGCGGCCGCCGTCTACGGCCCGCAGAAGGGCGCCGGGGCGGACGACGTGGCCGCCCTCGACGCGGCGCTCGGCACCCTCGCGCGCATCCTGGAGCGCACGGAGGGGGCGCGCGCCGCCGACCTCGCGCGGGCGCCGGGCGCGGGCGCCGCCGGGGGCATCGGGTACGGGGCGCTGGTGGGTCTCGGTGCCGCCTTCCGGCCGGGCATCGAGGTGCTGCTCGACGTGCTGGGCTTCGAGGCGGCGCTCGCCGGCGCCGACCTGGTCGTCACCGGCGAGGGGTCCCTCGACACGCAGACGCTGCACGGGAAGGCCCCGGCCGGCGTCGCGGCGGCGGCGCGGGCGGCCGGGAAGCCGGTCGTGGCGGTGTGCGGGCGGCTCGCGATCGACGGGGACGCGCTGCGCGGCACAGGCATCGCGGCAGCGTACCCGCTGACCGCGCTGGAACCGGACCCCGAGCGCTGCATGGCCGAGGCGGGGCCGCTGCTGGAACGCGCCGCGCGGCGCCTCGCCGAGGAACAGCTGTAG
- a CDS encoding SDR family oxidoreductase has translation MSAYEGKNIVITGGSSGFGLTTAQLFADGGARVLVTGRDQEALDAARGRLGDRAVAVRSDAGSLADIEALADRVKTEFGTVDALFVNAGVNGFAPFEATTEEMFDQLLAINTKGAYFTVQKLAPLLAEGSGVVLTTSVANVLGLPALSAYAASKAALRSMTRGMARELLPRGIRVNAVSPGPIDSGILEKSMPAEAAAETKAGMAAENPMRRLGGTDEIARAVAFLAFDATFTTGAELPVDGGGSQL, from the coding sequence ATGAGTGCCTACGAGGGCAAGAACATAGTGATCACGGGCGGGAGCAGCGGTTTCGGTCTCACCACCGCCCAGTTGTTCGCCGACGGTGGCGCACGCGTCCTGGTCACCGGACGTGACCAGGAGGCGCTGGATGCCGCGCGCGGGCGGCTCGGTGACCGCGCGGTGGCGGTGCGCAGCGATGCCGGTTCGCTGGCCGACATCGAGGCGCTGGCCGACCGGGTGAAGACGGAGTTCGGGACGGTCGACGCCCTGTTCGTCAACGCGGGTGTCAACGGCTTCGCGCCGTTCGAGGCCACGACCGAGGAGATGTTCGACCAGCTCCTCGCCATCAACACCAAGGGCGCGTACTTCACGGTGCAGAAGCTCGCCCCGCTGCTCGCCGAGGGCAGCGGCGTGGTGCTCACCACGTCCGTCGCCAACGTCCTGGGGCTCCCGGCGCTCAGCGCGTACGCGGCCAGCAAGGCGGCCCTGCGCTCGATGACCCGCGGCATGGCCCGTGAACTGCTGCCGCGCGGCATCCGTGTCAACGCGGTCAGTCCCGGCCCGATCGACTCCGGGATCCTGGAGAAGTCGATGCCGGCCGAGGCCGCGGCCGAGACGAAGGCGGGCATGGCCGCGGAGAACCCCATGCGGCGCCTGGGCGGGACGGACGAGATCGCGCGGGCGGTCGCGTTCCTGGCCTTCGACGCCACCTTCACGACCGGCGCCGAACTCCCCGTGGACGGCGGCGGCTCCCAGCTCTGA
- a CDS encoding NAD(P)/FAD-dependent oxidoreductase, producing the protein MRDAVVVGAGPNGLTAAVELARRGMSVEVFEAMETVGGGARTEELTLPGFRHDPCSAAHPMGAGSPAFAAMPLERYGLTWLHGELAMAQPMDDGTAVVLARSAAETAASLGPRDAGTYRRLVAPFEGRWDTLAGDFLKVPWDGVPRDPLTLARLGLVGVQPVAGLMRRFRDDRARALFAGLGGHAIAPVGTPMTAGMALVFALAAHARGWPVARGGSQSISDALAAYLADLGGTVHTGFEVRRLDELPPARAYVFDTSPTALARIAGLGGAYAGYRYGASVFKIDYALDGPVPWTAPEARRATTVHVGASSREIAVALKAAATTDRAPVRPFLITTQPTLVDPGRAPEGKHVFWVYGHVPNGWEGDLTDAVERQLERFAPGFRDLVLARAVAGPADLARRNANYVGGDIATGAFRGLQTMFRPRVAFNPYATPHPAVFICSSAAWPGPGVHGMSGHNAAKAVWRRLGLSTRRG; encoded by the coding sequence ATGCGTGACGCGGTGGTGGTGGGAGCCGGCCCGAACGGGCTGACCGCGGCTGTCGAACTGGCCCGCCGCGGCATGTCCGTCGAGGTCTTCGAGGCCATGGAGACGGTCGGCGGCGGCGCGCGCACCGAGGAGCTGACGCTGCCCGGCTTCCGGCACGACCCGTGCTCCGCCGCGCACCCGATGGGCGCCGGGTCGCCCGCGTTCGCGGCGATGCCGCTGGAGCGGTACGGGCTGACCTGGCTGCACGGCGAGCTGGCGATGGCGCAGCCGATGGACGACGGCACGGCCGTGGTGCTGGCGCGGTCGGCCGCCGAGACCGCCGCGTCGCTCGGGCCGCGCGACGCGGGCACGTACCGGCGGCTCGTCGCGCCGTTCGAGGGCCGGTGGGACACCCTCGCCGGGGACTTCCTCAAGGTGCCGTGGGACGGCGTGCCGCGCGACCCGCTGACGCTGGCGCGCCTCGGGCTCGTCGGCGTCCAGCCGGTGGCCGGGCTGATGCGGCGGTTCAGGGACGACCGGGCGCGCGCGCTGTTCGCCGGTCTCGGCGGGCACGCCATCGCGCCGGTGGGGACCCCGATGACGGCCGGCATGGCGCTGGTGTTCGCGCTGGCGGCGCACGCGCGCGGGTGGCCGGTGGCCCGCGGCGGGTCGCAGTCCATCTCGGACGCGCTCGCCGCCTACCTCGCCGACCTCGGCGGGACGGTGCACACGGGGTTCGAGGTGCGGCGTCTCGACGAGCTGCCGCCCGCGCGCGCGTACGTCTTCGACACCTCGCCGACGGCGCTGGCGCGGATCGCGGGCCTGGGCGGCGCGTACGCCGGGTACCGGTACGGCGCCTCCGTCTTCAAGATCGACTACGCGCTCGACGGCCCCGTGCCCTGGACGGCGCCCGAGGCGCGGCGCGCCACGACGGTGCACGTGGGCGCGTCGAGCCGGGAGATCGCGGTCGCCCTCAAGGCCGCCGCCACGACCGACCGTGCCCCGGTGCGGCCGTTCCTGATCACGACGCAGCCGACGCTGGTCGATCCGGGGCGCGCGCCGGAGGGCAAGCACGTGTTCTGGGTCTACGGGCACGTGCCGAACGGCTGGGAGGGCGACCTCACGGACGCGGTGGAACGGCAATTGGAGCGGTTCGCGCCCGGCTTCCGTGACCTCGTGCTGGCGCGCGCGGTGGCCGGCCCGGCGGACCTGGCCCGGCGGAACGCGAACTACGTCGGCGGCGACATCGCGACCGGCGCGTTCCGGGGGCTGCAGACGATGTTCCGGCCCCGCGTCGCGTTCAACCCGTACGCGACGCCGCACCCGGCCGTCTTCATCTGCTCGTCGGCGGCCTGGCCGGGCCCCGGCGTGCACGGCATGTCCGGGCACAACGCGGCGAAGGCCGTGTGGCGGCGCCTCGGCCTGAGCACCCGCCGGGGCTGA
- a CDS encoding radical SAM protein gives MTPGIPRVELLLTGRPCFASGRDARSGLMTLADWTAAVDDMTVLGIPEVRFGGDDPAHSPDLVPLLRHALRLGLTAEVHTVRANVPPHLWHWLAIDGARLSLTYYSDDPAEHDGITREPGSHGRALATIVRALDLGVPLRVTLVRTSEEQRIAGAVAELTALGVTDLRVERPRRASRAAVQRLCSRCYYDHATIDPNGDLHGCALSRPFPTGNVRFERLAATVGNYRPAGDSARTTDRTNRAAR, from the coding sequence ATGACCCCCGGCATCCCCCGCGTCGAACTCCTGCTGACGGGCCGTCCGTGCTTCGCCTCCGGCCGTGACGCCCGTTCCGGTCTCATGACGCTCGCCGACTGGACGGCCGCCGTGGACGACATGACGGTGCTCGGCATCCCCGAAGTCCGGTTCGGCGGCGACGATCCAGCCCACTCCCCCGACCTGGTCCCGCTCCTCCGGCACGCCCTCCGTCTCGGCCTCACCGCCGAGGTCCACACCGTCCGCGCCAACGTGCCGCCCCACCTCTGGCACTGGCTGGCGATCGACGGCGCGCGTCTCTCCCTCACCTACTACAGCGACGACCCGGCCGAGCACGACGGCATCACCCGCGAACCCGGCAGCCACGGACGCGCCTTGGCCACCATCGTCAGAGCGCTCGACCTCGGCGTCCCGCTCCGCGTCACCCTGGTCAGGACGTCGGAGGAGCAGCGGATCGCCGGGGCCGTCGCCGAACTCACCGCGCTCGGCGTCACCGACCTGCGCGTCGAGCGGCCCCGGCGGGCGAGCCGCGCCGCCGTCCAGCGGCTCTGCTCACGCTGCTACTACGACCACGCCACCATCGACCCGAACGGCGACCTCCACGGCTGCGCGCTGAGCCGCCCGTTCCCCACCGGCAACGTGCGGTTCGAACGGCTCGCCGCCACCGTGGGGAACTACCGCCCGGCCGGGGACTCCGCCCGCACGACGGATCGGACCAACCGTGCCGCTCGGTGA
- a CDS encoding inositol monophosphatase family protein: MVDDKLLERVEEAVRTAAEAEIMPRWRRLADDEVATKSGPHDPVTVADRDAERRLTRDLTALLPGSVVVGEEAVSDDPRRYAALGGDAPVWVVDPVDGTRQFVRGEAGFATLVSLVVRDEVIASWTLAPVTGQLAHARRGEGAWLDGEPLRAGSPEPGKVLEVACSHPDFTTDEQKRALSALWTDGLAQRACGAAGLEYLAVAAGRVDALAFDWQFAWDHTAGLLLVSEAGGTHRTLDGGTFRPSGGNALPFAVARDEGTLRRVRSLLLAGNDA; this comes from the coding sequence ATGGTCGATGACAAGCTGCTGGAACGAGTCGAGGAGGCCGTGCGCACGGCTGCCGAGGCGGAGATCATGCCGCGCTGGCGGCGGCTGGCCGACGACGAGGTGGCGACCAAGAGCGGGCCGCACGATCCCGTGACGGTCGCCGACCGGGACGCGGAGCGGCGGCTCACCCGCGACCTGACGGCGCTGCTGCCCGGCTCGGTCGTCGTCGGCGAGGAGGCCGTGTCCGACGACCCGAGGCGGTACGCCGCGCTGGGCGGGGACGCGCCCGTGTGGGTCGTCGATCCCGTGGACGGCACGCGCCAGTTCGTACGGGGCGAGGCCGGCTTCGCGACGCTCGTCTCCCTGGTCGTGCGGGACGAGGTGATCGCGTCGTGGACGCTGGCCCCGGTGACCGGGCAGCTCGCCCACGCGCGGCGCGGTGAGGGCGCGTGGCTGGACGGTGAGCCGCTGCGGGCGGGTTCGCCCGAGCCGGGCAAGGTCCTGGAGGTGGCGTGTTCGCACCCGGACTTCACCACCGACGAGCAGAAGCGGGCGCTGTCGGCGCTGTGGACGGACGGCCTGGCGCAGCGCGCGTGCGGGGCGGCCGGGCTCGAGTACCTCGCCGTGGCGGCCGGGCGGGTGGACGCCCTGGCGTTCGACTGGCAGTTCGCGTGGGACCACACGGCCGGTCTGCTGCTGGTGTCGGAGGCCGGCGGCACGCACCGCACGCTGGACGGCGGGACGTTCCGCCCGTCGGGTGGGAACGCCCTGCCGTTCGCCGTCGCCCGCGACGAGGGGACGCTGCGGCGGGTGCGTTCCCTGCTCCTGGCCGGCAACGACGCCTGA
- a CDS encoding SgcJ/EcaC family oxidoreductase, with product MDTTRETDEAAEIEAIGQVVATLEHSQRHELPDEFVGLFRDDAIWTTGHGKRLFGRAAISEFTHRVLPGAMTDGTVTYEVEYVLFIRPDVAAVKVRAQYWTSSGEPDGNPGTPMYVMAKENGRWRLVACQNTEVIDG from the coding sequence ATGGACACGACGCGAGAGACGGACGAGGCCGCCGAGATCGAGGCGATCGGGCAGGTCGTGGCGACACTGGAGCATTCGCAGCGGCACGAGCTGCCGGACGAGTTCGTCGGCCTGTTCCGTGACGACGCGATCTGGACGACGGGGCACGGCAAGCGCCTGTTCGGCCGCGCGGCGATCTCGGAGTTCACGCACCGGGTGCTGCCGGGGGCGATGACGGACGGCACGGTGACGTACGAGGTCGAGTACGTCCTGTTCATCCGCCCGGACGTCGCCGCCGTCAAGGTCCGGGCACAGTACTGGACCTCGTCCGGCGAGCCGGACGGCAACCCGGGGACGCCCATGTACGTGATGGCTAAGGAGAACGGCCGGTGGCGTCTGGTCGCCTGCCAGAACACCGAGGTGATCGACGGCTGA
- a CDS encoding LysR family transcriptional regulator — MADAAVDLDLRLVRYFTVVAEHLNFGRAAAALHLAQPSLSRQIQRLEDVLGVRLLDRTPQGSRLTPAGAAFLPQAQALLGTARQAALAARAAAPSRAITVGYVEDLVVSPAVRDLRRRHPGAHVRTRHLDWDEAGALPDRRVDVLLIRTPLPIPDDGLETTVLYDEPRVLLVPADHPLAGRESVTPGDFGDAPLVACAGMAAVWNGFWRLEPRPDGGRAPLGPLLVDTFEDKLEVVADGRAIAVVPAGDRRLTLRDDLTTVPIEGIEPCQVVVATRAGDRNPLVADFLRSARETLAPGA; from the coding sequence ATGGCCGACGCGGCCGTGGACCTCGACCTGCGGCTGGTCCGGTACTTCACGGTCGTCGCCGAACACCTCAACTTCGGCCGCGCCGCCGCCGCGCTGCACCTCGCCCAGCCGTCCCTGAGCCGCCAGATCCAGCGCCTGGAGGACGTGCTCGGCGTGCGCCTCCTCGACCGGACGCCCCAGGGCAGCCGCCTCACGCCGGCCGGCGCGGCGTTCCTCCCGCAGGCGCAGGCACTCCTCGGCACCGCCCGTCAGGCCGCGCTCGCCGCCCGCGCCGCCGCGCCGTCCCGCGCCATCACCGTCGGGTACGTCGAGGACCTGGTGGTCAGCCCCGCCGTGCGGGACCTGCGCCGCCGTCACCCCGGAGCCCACGTCCGCACCCGCCACCTCGACTGGGACGAGGCCGGCGCCCTGCCCGACCGCCGGGTCGACGTCCTCCTCATCCGCACGCCGCTCCCCATCCCGGACGACGGGCTGGAGACGACCGTCCTGTACGACGAGCCCAGGGTGCTCCTCGTACCGGCCGACCACCCCCTGGCGGGCCGGGAGTCGGTCACGCCGGGCGACTTCGGTGACGCTCCCCTCGTGGCCTGCGCCGGGATGGCCGCCGTGTGGAACGGGTTCTGGCGGCTCGAACCCCGGCCGGACGGCGGCCGTGCCCCGCTCGGCCCCCTGCTCGTGGACACGTTCGAGGACAAACTGGAGGTCGTCGCCGACGGACGGGCGATCGCCGTCGTGCCCGCGGGCGACCGGCGCCTGACGCTCCGGGACGACCTCACGACCGTGCCGATCGAGGGGATCGAGCCCTGCCAGGTCGTCGTCGCCACCCGCGCCGGTGACCGGAACCCGCTCGTCGCCGACTTCCTGCGCTCCGCGCGGGAGACTCTCGCACCGGGCGCCTGA
- a CDS encoding peptidoglycan-binding domain-containing protein, which produces MTDADLEAQCLLRHRGFNTGTVDGIFGSNSQAAARLFQATVNKLCGRQVLETDGIVGPRTWPYLRRVTIC; this is translated from the coding sequence GTGACGGACGCGGACCTTGAGGCGCAGTGCCTGCTGCGCCACAGGGGGTTCAACACGGGGACGGTCGACGGGATCTTCGGCAGCAACTCGCAGGCCGCCGCGCGGCTGTTCCAGGCCACGGTCAACAAGCTCTGCGGCAGGCAGGTCCTGGAGACCGACGGCATCGTCGGGCCGAGGACGTGGCCCTACCTGCGTCGGGTGACCATCTGCTGA
- a CDS encoding helix-turn-helix transcriptional regulator: protein MAQADMPTMRSRRLGGELRRLRLEAGLKVQDAAIALECGHPKISQIETGKRGIRQLDLTTLLKLYGVEDETLRLSLKKLAREIHRVDWWTKAGPLLHDELKDYLTLETDSELVRTYETMVVPGLLQTEAYARQIIAPVSPASADALVDTRMKRKVLLDNRSLILRAVIDVPALHRIPGGDATARDQLRHLCDMAARPNVTVQVLPLAASLPIDELPPFTVFSLRGEPKASVVWLEHLSGATLLEQQPDVSRYGQAWDELTASALSPADSVKYVRDLLDKER from the coding sequence ATGGCTCAAGCGGACATGCCCACCATGCGCAGCCGGCGGCTGGGCGGCGAACTGCGCCGTCTCCGGCTGGAGGCGGGGCTGAAGGTTCAGGACGCCGCGATCGCACTCGAATGCGGCCACCCGAAGATCTCGCAGATCGAGACCGGGAAACGCGGCATAAGGCAACTCGATCTGACGACGCTGCTCAAGCTGTACGGCGTCGAGGACGAGACACTGCGGCTCAGCCTCAAGAAACTGGCACGGGAGATCCACCGAGTGGACTGGTGGACCAAGGCCGGCCCGCTGCTGCACGACGAGCTGAAGGATTACCTGACGCTCGAGACGGACTCCGAACTGGTCCGTACCTACGAGACCATGGTCGTGCCAGGTCTCCTGCAGACGGAGGCGTACGCGCGGCAGATCATCGCGCCCGTTTCACCCGCCAGTGCGGACGCTCTCGTGGACACCAGGATGAAACGGAAGGTCCTACTGGATAACCGATCCCTCATCCTGCGCGCAGTGATCGATGTGCCAGCGCTGCACCGGATTCCAGGGGGCGATGCCACGGCGAGAGATCAGCTTAGGCATCTGTGCGACATGGCAGCGCGTCCTAACGTGACGGTCCAGGTCCTCCCGCTGGCCGCATCACTGCCGATTGACGAACTTCCACCGTTCACTGTGTTCTCACTGCGAGGTGAACCGAAGGCGTCGGTCGTGTGGTTGGAGCACCTGAGCGGAGCTACGCTGTTGGAACAGCAGCCGGACGTGTCACGCTACGGCCAGGCGTGGGACGAGCTGACCGCCTCCGCTCTGTCCCCGGCTGATTCGGTGAAGTACGTCCGCGATTTGCTCGACAAGGAACGATGA
- a CDS encoding DUF397 domain-containing protein: protein MTPTARDSKGAVWHTSTYSNNGSGCIERGRLGGGRQGVRDTKDRARGVLTFEAPAWASFVAAAQRGDLTR from the coding sequence ATGACTCCCACCGCCCGTGACTCCAAGGGCGCCGTTTGGCATACGAGCACGTACAGCAACAACGGCAGCGGTTGCATCGAGCGGGGTCGGCTCGGCGGTGGGCGTCAGGGTGTGCGGGACACGAAGGACCGGGCTCGGGGTGTGCTGACCTTCGAAGCCCCGGCGTGGGCGAGCTTCGTCGCCGCCGCGCAGCGCGGAGATCTCACGCGCTGA
- a CDS encoding dienelactone hydrolase family protein, with the protein MLTKTLHIPTADGQADAFAVVPDRGGRHPGVLMYADGFGIRPVLREMARELAGHGYYVLVPNLFHRHGPVPVLELPEHIGEDVRPALMAQVMPLIEAHTTERVLSDADAYLEFLTTRPEVATGPVAVTGYCIGGLYAMRTAAAHPGKVAALAAFHAPVSADGPDAFAAITAQVHFGHAESDLTPEAFGQLNRALAAAKIDHTSEIYPGTVHGFTMADTDAFDPAGLRRHWERLLPLLDRTLIGNN; encoded by the coding sequence ATGCTCACCAAGACCTTGCACATCCCCACCGCAGACGGCCAGGCCGACGCGTTCGCCGTCGTCCCCGACCGAGGCGGGCGGCACCCGGGCGTGCTGATGTACGCGGACGGTTTCGGTATCCGGCCCGTGCTGCGGGAGATGGCCCGCGAACTGGCCGGGCACGGGTACTACGTGCTCGTCCCCAACCTCTTCCACCGGCACGGTCCGGTGCCGGTGCTCGAACTTCCCGAGCACATCGGAGAAGACGTCAGGCCCGCGCTCATGGCCCAGGTGATGCCCCTGATCGAGGCGCACACCACCGAACGGGTCCTGAGCGACGCCGACGCCTACCTCGAATTCCTCACCACTCGGCCCGAGGTCGCCACCGGACCGGTCGCGGTGACCGGATACTGCATAGGCGGCCTTTACGCGATGCGGACCGCCGCGGCCCACCCCGGCAAGGTGGCCGCCCTCGCCGCTTTCCACGCCCCCGTGAGCGCGGACGGCCCGGACGCCTTCGCCGCGATCACCGCCCAGGTCCACTTCGGCCACGCCGAGAGCGACCTCACACCCGAAGCCTTCGGCCAACTCAACCGGGCCTTGGCCGCCGCGAAGATCGACCACACGTCCGAGATTTACCCCGGCACCGTCCACGGGTTCACCATGGCGGACACCGACGCCTTCGACCCCGCCGGCCTGCGGCGCCACTGGGAGCGACTGCTTCCCCTTCTCGACCGCACACTGATCGGGAACAACTGA